From the Acidobacteriota bacterium genome, one window contains:
- a CDS encoding sensor domain-containing diguanylate cyclase, producing MEDLPEQEKGSTSRLMFDFYREVGRTLTSTLELREVLTKLMDISTSLVPSEAWSLLLIDQEGEKLVFKEALGSKGGKLKGVKLKIGQGIAGWVAKEKKPALVNDVRKDPRFFPDIDKILGFKTKSILCVPLVSRNKTLGVIEIINKVGEGGRFTNYDLEKMELVADFASIAIENATLYEKTQLLAITDDLTGLYNSRYLFRKAREEMEKAKREGKPLSFIFLDLDFFKEVNDNYGHEVGGEVLKEVALLLKEESPRDCILVRYGGDEYIIVLPDTDVCEAKRLAENLREKIASHRFATAKGLDIRLTASFGIATYPKNASSVAELIRLADKAMYVIKNRTKNGVWLAGEEPPS from the coding sequence ATGGAAGATTTACCTGAGCAGGAAAAGGGCAGTACCTCGCGGTTGATGTTCGATTTCTACCGGGAGGTAGGAAGGACCTTAACCTCCACCTTAGAACTTCGAGAGGTACTTACTAAGCTGATGGATATAAGCACCTCCCTCGTTCCTTCGGAGGCTTGGTCCCTTCTCCTCATAGATCAAGAGGGAGAAAAGCTCGTCTTCAAAGAAGCTCTCGGCTCCAAGGGGGGGAAACTCAAGGGAGTAAAGCTCAAGATAGGCCAGGGGATTGCCGGCTGGGTAGCTAAGGAGAAGAAACCCGCCCTGGTAAACGATGTGAGGAAGGACCCGCGCTTCTTTCCCGATATCGATAAGATACTCGGGTTCAAAACAAAGTCGATACTCTGTGTCCCTTTAGTAAGCAGGAACAAAACGCTCGGAGTCATCGAGATCATAAATAAAGTAGGCGAAGGCGGCAGATTCACCAACTATGATCTCGAGAAGATGGAGCTGGTGGCAGACTTCGCCTCGATCGCCATAGAGAACGCCACCCTTTACGAGAAAACCCAACTCCTCGCCATAACCGATGACCTCACCGGTCTCTACAATTCACGCTATCTCTTCAGAAAGGCGAGGGAGGAGATGGAAAAGGCGAAAAGGGAGGGAAAGCCTCTCTCCTTTATCTTCCTCGACCTCGATTTCTTCAAAGAGGTAAACGACAACTACGGACACGAGGTCGGAGGCGAAGTACTAAAGGAGGTGGCTCTCCTCTTAAAGGAGGAAAGCCCCCGAGACTGCATCTTGGTTCGCTATGGTGGTGATGAGTATATCATCGTCCTCCCCGATACCGATGTCTGCGAAGCGAAAAGGCTCGCCGAAAACCTGAGGGAGAAAATAGCCTCTCATCGCTTCGCCACAGCCAAGGGACTGGACATAAGACTTACCGCCAGCTTCGGCATCGCCACCTATCCGAAAAACGCCTCTTCTGTTGCTGAGCTGATCCGCCTGGCGGATAAAGCGATGTATGTGATAAAGAACCGAACGAAAAACGGCGTCTGGCTCGCCGGCGAGGAACCTCCTTCCTAA
- a CDS encoding mannose-1-phosphate guanylyltransferase codes for MFAVIMAGGSGTRFWPRSRKNLPKQFLPIASERTMIEETVSRLLPLVPYDKIFFVIGEAHRHLLRERIPEAPEENILVEPAGKSTAPCLGFAAAHLHRIDPDEVMVALPADHHIGDDDLFRLALSAAVERAKVGDNLITFGIKPSYPETGYGYIEVGEKEEEIKGCEIFKVNRFVEKPDRKKAESYLAAGNFFWNSGIFVFGIKTLLSAFSEHQPELYPLLEEIASARTEEEEKEAVVRFYAKAPVDSIDYAIMERAENILCVKGIFPWNDLGSFKALKAVWEKDDNGNRVRGEFFAIDSTENIIDSPKKPVAAIGVSHLVVVETDDVLLICHEDRAQEVKKIIAKLKEEGRDELL; via the coding sequence ATGTTTGCGGTGATAATGGCGGGTGGCTCCGGAACCCGTTTCTGGCCCCGAAGCAGGAAGAATCTGCCGAAACAGTTCCTCCCCATCGCATCGGAACGGACGATGATCGAGGAAACAGTATCCCGCCTCCTCCCTCTTGTCCCCTACGATAAGATATTTTTCGTCATCGGCGAAGCCCACCGCCATCTCCTTCGAGAAAGGATCCCTGAAGCACCTGAGGAAAACATCCTCGTCGAGCCGGCGGGGAAAAGCACTGCCCCCTGTCTTGGGTTTGCCGCCGCCCACCTCCATCGAATAGACCCAGACGAGGTAATGGTCGCCCTTCCCGCTGATCATCACATTGGGGATGACGATCTCTTCCGCCTCGCCCTTTCCGCTGCGGTGGAGAGGGCAAAGGTGGGTGATAACCTGATAACCTTTGGCATAAAACCAAGCTATCCGGAGACGGGGTACGGCTACATCGAAGTAGGAGAAAAGGAGGAAGAGATAAAGGGATGTGAGATATTCAAGGTAAACCGGTTCGTGGAAAAACCCGATCGGAAAAAAGCGGAGAGTTATCTTGCGGCGGGAAACTTCTTCTGGAATTCGGGGATATTCGTCTTCGGGATAAAAACGCTCCTTTCTGCCTTTTCCGAACATCAACCCGAGCTCTATCCCCTGCTTGAAGAGATAGCCTCAGCAAGAACAGAAGAGGAGGAAAAAGAAGCGGTAGTCCGCTTCTATGCCAAAGCACCGGTCGATTCCATCGACTATGCAATAATGGAACGGGCGGAAAACATCCTTTGCGTAAAGGGGATCTTTCCCTGGAACGACCTTGGAAGCTTTAAGGCACTAAAGGCGGTATGGGAAAAGGATGATAATGGAAACCGGGTTAGGGGGGAATTCTTTGCCATCGACTCGACAGAAAATATCATCGATAGCCCCAAAAAGCCAGTAGCAGCTATTGGGGTTTCCCATCTGGTAGTAGTAGAAACGGACGATGTCCTTCTCATCTGCCACGAGGATCGAGCCCAGGAGGTGAAGAAGATCATCGCTAAACTAAAAGAAGAAGGACGGGATGAACTGCTTTGA
- a CDS encoding phosphomannomutase/phosphoglucomutase, with protein MNQGIFRAYDIRGEVDKDLTPEVVHQLGLGIGTYLKERGKKLLSVGRDNRLSSESFSKALIKGLIETGAEVIDLGVVTTPLFYFSLHYLDLDGGVMVTGSHNPPSFNGFKICEGKKAIYGEKIQEVRKIIEKGEFASGTGSLSSRSLIDDYIEAIKERIKIERKLRVVIDAGNGTAGLIAPRLIRELGCEVKELYCELNGRFPHHHPDPTVPEYLTDLIKTVKEGGYDLGLGFDGDADRLGVIDEKGEIVWGDKLLIIFSRDVLKRNPGAPIIFEVKCSKTLIEDIEKHGGRPVMWKTGHSLIKKKMAEINAPLAGEMSGHLFFADNYYGFDDAIFAACRLLEILSREEKTISEHLADVPKTYFTPEIRLPCPDEIKFSVVEKAKKYFDEHYQTIDVDGVRVVFPDGWGLIRPSNTQPVIVLRFEADTEKRLNEIRRMMEDKLKEFMEGHKEGR; from the coding sequence ATGAACCAAGGGATCTTCAGGGCTTACGATATCCGAGGTGAGGTGGACAAGGACCTTACCCCTGAAGTGGTGCATCAACTCGGTCTGGGGATAGGGACCTACCTCAAAGAGAGAGGGAAAAAGCTTCTATCGGTGGGAAGGGATAATCGCCTTTCCTCCGAGTCTTTCTCCAAAGCACTAATAAAAGGCCTTATAGAAACGGGAGCAGAGGTGATCGACCTTGGGGTAGTTACTACCCCACTTTTTTATTTCTCCCTCCATTACCTCGACCTCGATGGTGGGGTTATGGTAACCGGCTCCCACAACCCTCCTTCATTCAATGGGTTCAAGATCTGTGAGGGGAAAAAGGCGATATATGGGGAGAAGATTCAGGAAGTGAGGAAGATAATAGAGAAGGGGGAGTTCGCCTCGGGAACGGGCTCCCTCAGCTCGCGGAGCCTGATCGATGATTACATCGAGGCGATCAAAGAGAGGATCAAGATCGAGCGGAAGTTAAGGGTGGTGATCGATGCGGGAAACGGCACCGCTGGCTTGATCGCCCCAAGGCTCATCCGGGAACTCGGCTGTGAGGTAAAGGAGCTTTACTGCGAGCTCAACGGAAGATTCCCTCACCACCATCCCGATCCCACTGTCCCCGAGTACTTAACCGACCTCATCAAAACGGTTAAGGAGGGGGGTTACGACCTTGGCCTCGGCTTCGACGGCGATGCAGACAGGTTAGGGGTAATCGATGAGAAGGGGGAGATCGTCTGGGGAGATAAGCTCCTCATAATCTTCTCTCGCGATGTCCTTAAAAGGAACCCCGGCGCTCCCATCATCTTCGAGGTGAAATGCTCCAAGACACTAATCGAAGACATCGAAAAACACGGGGGGCGCCCGGTTATGTGGAAGACAGGGCACTCCCTCATCAAGAAGAAGATGGCGGAGATAAACGCCCCTTTAGCCGGGGAGATGAGCGGGCATCTCTTTTTCGCCGACAATTACTACGGATTCGATGATGCCATCTTCGCCGCCTGCCGTTTATTGGAGATCCTGAGCAGAGAGGAGAAAACCATATCTGAGCATTTAGCCGATGTCCCCAAGACCTATTTCACTCCGGAGATCCGTCTCCCCTGTCCCGATGAGATCAAGTTCTCAGTGGTGGAGAAGGCGAAAAAATATTTCGACGAACACTACCAGACCATCGATGTAGATGGAGTGAGGGTAGTCTTTCCCGATGGTTGGGGGCTGATCAGACCATCTAACACCCAGCCGGTGATCGTCCTCCGGTTCGAGGCAGATACAGAGAAAAGGCTCAACGAGATCCGGAGGATGATGGAGGATAAGCTCAAGGAATTTATGGAAGGGCACAAAGAGGGGAGATAG
- a CDS encoding DUF362 domain-containing protein: MSEVYFVSSRATENKSLIEKLIALINRVGNDFVDEGDLVAIKLHMGEEGGTRYLRPIFVSPIVSLIKERGGKPFLTDTNTLYIGKRKNAVDHLELAISHGFSYATIGAPVIIADGLISQDYVEVEVNLPRFKKVRIASAIYYADALIVLTHFKGHMITSFGGAIKNLGMGAAPRSGKQQMHAHIKPELRREELCIGCGECVAVCPVSAIKIIKGKASFDLKRCIGCGDCITICRQGAIRILWNEAPEVVAEKTVETAYAAWEKKRDKTVFFNFLLDITPDCDCFTFSDNPIVPDIGILASRDPVAIDQASVDLVNQQQGLKNSKLTSGFNPGEDKFRALFPDVDWRGWLSYAERIGLGTRRYRLINVTL, translated from the coding sequence ATGTCGGAGGTATATTTTGTCAGTTCCCGGGCAACGGAGAACAAAAGCCTAATAGAGAAGTTAATCGCTTTGATCAACCGAGTGGGGAACGATTTCGTAGATGAAGGGGATCTGGTAGCGATAAAACTCCATATGGGGGAAGAGGGAGGAACCCGCTATCTCCGTCCCATCTTCGTCTCCCCCATCGTCTCCTTGATCAAAGAGCGAGGAGGGAAACCGTTCCTCACCGATACAAATACCCTCTACATCGGGAAAAGAAAGAATGCGGTGGATCATTTGGAACTCGCTATCTCTCACGGCTTCTCCTACGCCACAATTGGGGCACCGGTTATCATCGCCGATGGTCTTATCTCCCAAGATTATGTAGAGGTGGAGGTCAACCTCCCGCGGTTCAAGAAGGTCCGCATTGCTTCCGCTATCTATTACGCGGACGCCCTGATAGTGCTCACCCACTTTAAAGGTCATATGATAACCTCCTTCGGTGGGGCGATAAAGAATCTGGGAATGGGAGCAGCGCCGAGAAGCGGTAAACAACAGATGCACGCCCACATAAAGCCGGAGTTAAGAAGGGAAGAACTCTGTATCGGATGTGGTGAATGTGTCGCTGTCTGTCCTGTATCGGCGATAAAGATAATCAAGGGGAAGGCGAGCTTCGATCTAAAAAGATGCATCGGCTGTGGTGATTGTATCACCATTTGCCGTCAGGGGGCGATCAGGATCCTGTGGAACGAGGCACCGGAGGTAGTGGCGGAAAAGACGGTTGAGACCGCCTACGCTGCTTGGGAGAAAAAGAGGGATAAGACCGTGTTTTTCAACTTCCTCCTCGACATAACCCCTGATTGTGACTGCTTCACCTTCAGCGATAACCCCATCGTTCCCGACATCGGCATCCTCGCCTCCCGGGACCCGGTGGCGATCGACCAGGCATCGGTTGATCTGGTCAACCAGCAGCAAGGGCTAAAGAACTCGAAGCTGACCTCTGGCTTCAATCCCGGAGAGGACAAGTTTCGCGCTCTCTTCCCGGATGTCGATTGGCGGGGCTGGCTCTCTTATGCCGAGAGGATCGGGTTAGGAACCCGAAGGTACAGGTTGATAAATGTAACCCTATAG
- a CDS encoding SUMF1/EgtB/PvdO family nonheme iron enzyme has protein sequence MYCGKCGAWNPDGNYYCIKCGADLSQMITPKNYRLNPKLAETVSYFKPQMVIGERYKILRELGRGGRGVVYKALDLELSLTVAIKFLPQELVNNREAIEDLKKEAKASMLLTHPNIVRLYNFEDQGKYKFLIMEYIDGYTLEQSLRRRKKFTLTETIEYAKQICAGLGYAHNRGVIHRDIKPSNIMKTHEGVIKITDFGIAANIDDCLKRITHAKVIGTPLYMSPEQLLGEPTDQRSDIYSLGVVLYEFLTGQPPFPGGDVQSRILGEEPAPIPDVPERINEAILKALKKNKEERWNSASELAQALEGKPRTVRLPTVEKERTTSIFERIKRKLTGKKEEKGIPHLRARRFDLLGWVKNALLLLWGVGFGFFLFKTHPSLSPMSQLAFGISLVAQSFLIGIISDSVPISAISVFALSFIPFFGYWKGGKPLLFPRGGYLPFLFSGVNTLSAVITTEFKLIKPTISRALSSLRDLFIFWAAFAIGLVMLPLIEENGIRFEEGVVFFALALIFGFIARRFFIPPLATATVILCWGVWGIGFSYLLANFRELSSSVKIFFTLMPLSTFYTKLWEFPLLALGVYLLRRGIFTLAGYTRSGFAKAILGIFAVLLITAIALFLFLFIIFPDTGRGEMVLVPAGSFFMGTNLSDISQSHLSHKWDAEWFKNEQPQHKVFVDSFYIDKFEVTNRDYFKFLKETGYPPPPNWEKGRYPLGTGRHPVCDITLEDAKAYAKWAGKRLPTEEEWEKAARGEDKREFPWGNKDISISLFHLFTIYRCAYGEKEVGSTSAVGSHILGKSPYGTFDMAGNVAEWVDSPYRPYPGNRHKDVDYKKGFYVIRGGGWMSNPFFFRTPARAGMEPKQRSWEIGFRCVKPAN, from the coding sequence ATGTATTGTGGTAAATGCGGCGCTTGGAACCCCGATGGAAATTACTACTGTATCAAGTGCGGTGCAGATCTCTCCCAGATGATCACCCCAAAGAACTATCGCCTCAACCCCAAACTGGCGGAGACGGTATCCTACTTTAAACCGCAAATGGTCATCGGGGAGCGATATAAGATCCTCCGGGAATTGGGGCGTGGAGGACGGGGGGTGGTTTACAAAGCACTCGATCTCGAGCTTTCCCTCACCGTTGCCATCAAGTTTCTCCCTCAGGAGCTGGTCAACAATCGGGAAGCAATAGAAGACCTGAAGAAAGAGGCGAAAGCCTCGATGTTACTTACCCATCCCAATATAGTGAGGCTCTACAATTTTGAAGACCAGGGGAAATACAAATTCCTAATAATGGAATACATCGACGGCTATACCCTGGAACAAAGCCTGAGGAGGAGAAAGAAGTTCACCCTTACCGAGACCATAGAATACGCGAAGCAGATCTGCGCAGGGTTGGGCTACGCCCATAACCGGGGGGTGATCCACCGGGATATAAAGCCCTCAAACATTATGAAGACCCACGAAGGGGTGATCAAGATAACCGACTTCGGCATCGCCGCTAATATAGACGACTGTCTCAAAAGGATAACCCATGCCAAGGTGATCGGCACTCCACTTTATATGTCACCGGAACAACTTTTGGGAGAACCAACTGATCAGCGGAGCGATATCTACTCCTTAGGGGTGGTGCTTTACGAGTTCTTAACCGGCCAACCTCCCTTCCCCGGGGGGGATGTGCAATCTCGGATCCTGGGAGAAGAACCAGCGCCCATCCCCGATGTACCCGAGCGAATAAACGAGGCGATATTGAAAGCGCTGAAGAAGAACAAAGAGGAGCGATGGAACTCCGCATCCGAGCTCGCCCAGGCGCTTGAGGGCAAGCCAAGGACGGTGAGACTACCAACGGTTGAAAAAGAAAGAACGACCAGTATCTTCGAAAGAATAAAGAGGAAGCTCACAGGAAAGAAGGAAGAAAAGGGAATCCCACACCTTCGGGCGAGACGGTTCGATCTCTTAGGATGGGTGAAAAACGCCCTCCTCCTCCTTTGGGGAGTGGGATTTGGCTTTTTCCTCTTCAAAACCCACCCCTCACTCTCTCCGATGTCCCAGCTGGCTTTTGGGATAAGCTTGGTAGCCCAATCGTTCCTTATCGGAATAATATCCGATTCCGTACCCATAAGCGCCATCTCTGTCTTCGCCCTCTCCTTCATCCCCTTCTTTGGGTATTGGAAGGGAGGGAAACCCCTTCTTTTCCCGCGAGGCGGTTATCTTCCCTTCCTTTTCTCTGGCGTAAACACCCTAAGCGCGGTCATCACCACCGAGTTCAAGCTGATAAAACCCACCATATCCCGAGCCCTCTCCTCGCTTCGGGACCTATTTATCTTCTGGGCGGCGTTTGCCATCGGACTGGTGATGCTCCCCCTGATAGAGGAGAATGGGATCAGATTCGAGGAGGGAGTGGTTTTCTTCGCTCTCGCCCTAATCTTCGGTTTTATCGCTCGTCGGTTCTTCATTCCCCCCTTAGCAACAGCAACGGTAATCCTCTGCTGGGGGGTATGGGGTATTGGTTTTTCCTATCTTCTCGCCAATTTTCGTGAGCTTTCCTCCTCGGTGAAGATATTCTTCACCCTTATGCCCCTTTCCACCTTCTATACCAAGCTGTGGGAGTTTCCTCTATTAGCCTTGGGGGTTTATCTCCTAAGGAGGGGGATCTTCACCTTAGCCGGCTACACCAGAAGTGGCTTCGCCAAGGCGATACTTGGGATATTTGCGGTACTACTTATAACCGCTATCGCTCTCTTCCTTTTCCTCTTCATCATCTTCCCCGATACCGGAAGAGGGGAAATGGTGCTTGTGCCAGCGGGCAGCTTCTTTATGGGTACCAACCTAAGCGACATCTCCCAGAGCCACCTATCTCATAAATGGGATGCCGAGTGGTTCAAAAACGAGCAACCACAACATAAGGTCTTTGTGGATTCCTTCTACATAGATAAGTTCGAGGTAACAAATCGTGATTACTTCAAGTTTTTGAAGGAAACGGGCTACCCTCCACCTCCCAACTGGGAGAAAGGGAGGTACCCACTGGGAACGGGGAGGCATCCTGTTTGCGACATTACCTTGGAGGACGCCAAAGCTTACGCTAAATGGGCGGGGAAAAGGCTCCCTACCGAGGAGGAATGGGAAAAGGCGGCAAGGGGGGAGGACAAACGGGAGTTTCCCTGGGGAAATAAGGATATATCTATCTCCTTATTTCATCTATTCACTATATACCGGTGTGCTTATGGAGAAAAGGAGGTAGGTAGTACCTCGGCTGTCGGCTCTCATATATTGGGGAAAAGCCCTTATGGCACTTTCGATATGGCGGGTAATGTAGCTGAATGGGTTGATTCCCCCTATAGACCTTACCCGGGGAATCGTCATAAAGATGTGGACTATAAAAAAGGGTTCTATGTTATCCGGGGTGGGGGATGGATGAGTAATCCCTTCTTCTTCCGCACTCCGGCAAGGGCGGGGATGGAACCGAAACAGCGGAGTTGGGAGATAGGTTTCCGCTGTGTAAAACCAGCCAACTGA
- a CDS encoding PAS domain S-box protein gives MAQRKSLSEKDKSKGRFQLDPLLEHLKEGIYLLDAEGNLLDVGESLVKLFGYRRKEDFLATDIAKEIYLEPAKREWFLHQLKEKGKISQLEVSYRKKTGEVIHCLESAVAVKDSRGKVIGYQGIIIDITEKKELEEALRREKEYVENILFNAIPAAVFIVSPDRKIVKVNREFERLLGYRKEELIGKSCSILECEECLEHCGLFDPEIKKPVSGKEKHFFTKDGRRITVLRSIDLLRDENGNITGGIEALLDISEMKEAEERFKLFYQAFSGSMDAICIADVDGRIIEVNEAFCEIWGYSKEEALKFRVADCWAPEQLDVILREVIPKTLKGGWTGELIGLRKNKERFIAELRSGSVRDEEGNVVAMLASSRDISDRKVLERESQLIQEINLRLNSGEELSRVIRMICEGARAIYNYHFFDLLLLSEDKKYLVYTYSTRPEALNAKIKEITGLDLVGLKIPLSPGSKLRKVVLEKRPLFSNGTMEVTELVKDFTDRVELKPAASMIANLLGCDYIVNIPITAGGEVLGVVGIGNTKPLGEEDVIRVRGFLDQIGVALGGRKLEEEIARSKAYLENLIENMGEGLIVTDAENKVLLVNRMAEAILNIDGDELVGKSVYDCHKPETRKKVEAVIAKFKSGSPEERHLYEMKIETGTKVIRANIAPIYSEPQGEFLGVALLLQDITRLAEIDRMKTDFVSAVSHELRTPLASITGFASTILNDPEMDAETRNEFLKIILDEGKRLTRLIEDLLDIQKIETGRIPTKKVWFDFPDMCQDVVEKLKPQAEKKGIPLSLEVAPDIGKVFADPDQMKQVMINLITNAIKFTPEQGNVWIRVVREDGMIRVEVEDTGMGIPKDEIPRVFEKFHRVHRPSTQIQGTGLGLPIVKSIIEKHGGRIFIESEVGKGTKVIFLIPEKEEQKEKKEKASS, from the coding sequence ATGGCTCAGCGAAAAAGCCTTTCTGAAAAGGATAAGTCAAAGGGAAGATTCCAACTTGACCCTCTCCTCGAACATTTAAAGGAGGGGATATACCTCTTAGATGCTGAGGGAAACCTACTTGATGTAGGCGAATCCCTGGTGAAACTCTTTGGCTACAGGCGCAAGGAGGATTTCCTCGCCACCGATATCGCCAAGGAAATCTACCTCGAACCAGCAAAGCGGGAGTGGTTTCTCCACCAGCTCAAGGAGAAGGGGAAGATATCTCAGCTCGAGGTATCGTATCGGAAGAAAACCGGCGAGGTGATCCACTGTTTGGAATCGGCGGTTGCTGTCAAAGACAGCCGGGGAAAGGTAATCGGCTATCAAGGGATAATTATAGACATCACCGAAAAGAAAGAGCTGGAGGAAGCGCTCCGAAGGGAGAAGGAGTATGTGGAGAACATCCTGTTCAACGCTATCCCTGCTGCCGTCTTCATCGTAAGCCCCGATAGGAAGATAGTGAAGGTTAACCGTGAGTTTGAGCGTCTGCTTGGCTACCGAAAGGAGGAGCTTATCGGCAAGAGCTGCTCCATCCTTGAGTGTGAGGAATGCCTCGAACATTGTGGTCTTTTTGACCCCGAGATAAAAAAACCGGTCTCCGGCAAAGAGAAGCACTTCTTTACCAAAGACGGAAGGAGGATCACGGTATTAAGGAGCATTGATCTCTTACGAGACGAGAACGGAAATATCACCGGAGGGATAGAGGCATTACTCGACATATCCGAAATGAAGGAAGCGGAGGAGAGGTTCAAGCTATTCTATCAAGCGTTTTCCGGCTCTATGGATGCGATCTGCATCGCCGATGTGGACGGCAGGATAATAGAGGTAAACGAAGCCTTCTGCGAGATATGGGGATACAGCAAAGAGGAGGCGTTGAAATTCAGAGTTGCCGACTGCTGGGCACCGGAACAACTGGATGTGATCCTCCGCGAGGTTATCCCAAAGACGCTGAAAGGGGGATGGACCGGTGAGCTGATCGGTTTGAGGAAGAACAAGGAAAGGTTCATCGCTGAACTACGCTCGGGAAGCGTGCGGGATGAAGAGGGAAATGTGGTGGCTATGCTCGCCTCCTCCCGCGATATCAGCGACCGCAAGGTATTGGAGCGTGAGAGTCAGCTGATCCAGGAGATAAACCTGAGGCTCAACTCAGGTGAAGAGCTCTCCCGGGTGATCAGGATGATATGTGAGGGAGCCCGAGCGATATACAACTACCACTTCTTCGACCTGCTGCTCCTTTCCGAGGACAAGAAGTACCTCGTCTATACCTACAGCACGAGGCCCGAAGCGCTGAATGCCAAGATAAAGGAGATTACCGGGCTCGATCTCGTTGGCCTTAAGATACCACTTTCTCCTGGAAGTAAGCTGAGAAAGGTGGTGTTGGAGAAACGTCCCCTCTTCTCGAACGGAACAATGGAAGTAACGGAGCTGGTGAAGGATTTCACCGACCGGGTGGAGTTGAAACCAGCCGCATCGATGATAGCCAATCTCCTTGGCTGTGATTACATCGTAAACATACCGATAACTGCGGGAGGTGAGGTACTGGGGGTAGTAGGGATAGGAAACACCAAACCCTTAGGGGAGGAGGATGTAATAAGGGTAAGAGGGTTCCTCGATCAGATAGGGGTGGCGCTTGGAGGAAGGAAGCTCGAGGAGGAAATAGCGAGATCAAAAGCCTATCTCGAGAACCTGATCGAGAATATGGGCGAGGGGCTCATCGTTACCGATGCCGAGAACAAGGTGCTTTTGGTAAACCGGATGGCGGAGGCGATCCTGAACATAGATGGGGATGAACTGGTGGGCAAAAGTGTCTACGACTGTCATAAACCGGAGACAAGAAAGAAGGTTGAAGCGGTTATCGCCAAGTTCAAGAGCGGATCCCCAGAGGAACGCCATCTCTATGAGATGAAGATAGAAACCGGGACGAAGGTTATAAGAGCGAACATAGCCCCCATCTACAGCGAACCACAAGGGGAGTTTTTAGGGGTAGCTCTCCTCCTTCAGGACATAACCCGGCTTGCCGAGATCGACCGGATGAAGACCGACTTTGTCTCCGCGGTCTCCCACGAGCTCCGCACCCCTCTCGCCTCCATCACCGGTTTCGCCTCCACCATCCTGAACGACCCGGAGATGGATGCGGAGACGAGGAACGAATTCCTTAAAATAATCCTCGATGAGGGTAAGAGGCTCACCCGGCTCATCGAGGACCTGCTCGATATCCAGAAGATAGAAACGGGGAGGATCCCCACCAAGAAGGTCTGGTTCGATTTTCCGGATATGTGCCAGGATGTAGTGGAGAAATTGAAGCCCCAGGCGGAGAAAAAGGGTATCCCTCTTTCACTCGAGGTAGCACCGGATATAGGCAAGGTCTTTGCCGATCCCGACCAGATGAAGCAGGTGATGATAAACCTCATCACCAACGCCATCAAGTTCACTCCGGAACAGGGGAATGTATGGATAAGGGTTGTTCGGGAGGATGGAATGATAAGGGTCGAGGTGGAGGATACGGGTATGGGCATCCCCAAGGATGAAATACCACGGGTATTCGAAAAATTTCATCGGGTTCACCGCCCCAGCACCCAGATCCAGGGAACCGGACTTGGCCTTCCCATCGTGAAGAGCATCATCGAGAAACACGGAGGGAGGATATTCATCGAGAGCGAGGTGGGCAAAGGAACCAAGGTTATCTTTCTCATCCCGGAAAAGGAGGAACAAAAAGAGAAAAAAGAAAAAGCTTCCTCATAA